One Vallitalea pronyensis genomic region harbors:
- a CDS encoding EAL domain-containing protein, translating into MDENSYTIEQIIQEESIVMMFQPLISTFKNSVIGLEALVRGIIPQSDQLISPAKLFQEAREHQVTYALDLLCLRKAIKAFHTIYRTHQDIFLFLNIDHSTIVHEDFELNTLMGWLRAYGIKPESMILEISELEAENIQSIHEFAMQCKQHGIMVCLDDVGAGHANLDRIALIKPDIIKIDKELVIHISKNYYKQQVVEMIIKLAKKVGAVIVAEGVENIDDILTILEYGEQLLQGYYISEPIPISEEVFQAFVKTTNTIRYRHKHYINDRLKLQKEKYAYIHKVLMQSLNELEHSDIYSFKGILKRIIGKYADVESAYILDERGIQITDTECNQGVDKVNWNIIYNPFKKGADLSLQSYYYQLVKTGQKTCVSDEYISMATGNKCVTISSNFGASNRRNYFICLDFSLEFINQSIG; encoded by the coding sequence ATGGATGAAAATAGCTATACTATCGAACAAATTATTCAAGAAGAAAGCATTGTCATGATGTTTCAACCCCTTATATCCACATTTAAAAACAGCGTTATTGGACTAGAAGCACTTGTCAGGGGGATTATACCTCAATCGGACCAACTAATAAGTCCTGCTAAGTTATTTCAAGAGGCTAGAGAGCATCAAGTAACATATGCTTTAGACCTTCTATGTCTACGAAAAGCCATCAAAGCATTTCATACCATCTATAGAACGCATCAAGATATTTTTTTATTTTTGAATATTGATCATTCAACCATTGTACATGAGGATTTTGAGCTAAACACGTTAATGGGTTGGCTTCGTGCGTACGGAATCAAACCAGAAAGTATGATTCTTGAAATCAGTGAACTGGAAGCTGAAAATATACAAAGCATACATGAATTTGCCATGCAATGTAAACAGCATGGTATTATGGTCTGCTTAGATGATGTTGGTGCTGGACATGCTAATCTTGACCGGATTGCCCTTATTAAGCCCGATATCATCAAGATTGATAAAGAACTGGTAATCCATATAAGTAAGAATTATTATAAACAGCAAGTGGTGGAGATGATTATAAAATTAGCCAAAAAAGTAGGTGCAGTGATTGTAGCAGAGGGTGTGGAGAATATTGATGACATCTTAACGATTTTAGAGTATGGGGAACAGCTGTTACAAGGCTACTATATATCAGAGCCCATACCTATCTCAGAAGAAGTGTTTCAGGCATTTGTTAAAACCACAAATACCATACGCTATCGGCATAAACATTATATTAACGATCGCTTGAAGCTCCAAAAAGAAAAGTATGCGTATATTCATAAGGTGCTTATGCAGTCATTAAATGAATTAGAGCATAGTGATATATACTCTTTTAAGGGCATATTGAAACGCATTATAGGCAAATACGCCGATGTTGAAAGTGCTTATATATTAGACGAGCGAGGTATTCAGATTACGGATACAGAATGTAATCAAGGGGTTGATAAAGTTAACTGGAATATTATCTATAACCCTTTTAAAAAGGGAGCGGATTTGTCTTTACAGTCTTACTACTATCAATTGGTAAAAACCGGCCAGAAGACCTGTGTATCAGATGAATACATCTCCATGGCAACAGGGAATAAGTGCGTCACAATTTCTTCGAATTTTGGTGCCAGTAATCGAAGAAACTATTTTATATGTCTTGATTTTTCTCTTGAATTTATTAATCAATCCATTGGGTGA
- a CDS encoding acetate--CoA ligase family protein, which translates to MHISTEAIGKIDAIMDQAYGEGRQTLYEHEIYMALESIGLDVPKFEFIQDVDALTDKMLERFGHDIVVKIVSSEISHKQKLGGVKVVQNGETLYISYVLDKMKKEVLSHFEEEPKIEGFLIVEFVPHTQSIGYEVLIGSKDDPSFGPILTFSKGGDDAEFFAKYYDPANLFLPPFSYDKAMELVNGLNISHKFRNNDQEEYIELMAKVASLLSAFAYHYSSASGNQPKYTLKALDINPFVITKDNRIIAVDGFAQFEKTDAHRMKMKEADTSHIDPFFNPKGIAVIGVSANVDKYSMGREIAELLHDLGRDDLYLVNIKGGTTVIGDQEYPLYKSIDEIPVPVELAVYVAKAKFVFSFFDEMKVNIPQSVVLIPGIPTDMKYSAFKEHLSKVVPEGVRIIGPNCMGVFYGQDGDNKGVNTLFIDEERLELNASKDSNTVLLTQSGGVAITLIDTFSHLEIFKSVVSFGNKYDVKIVDLMKYFATKDAIENIALYVEGFDEGEGRKFYELAKEINKPVIIYKSGKTDAGAKAAASHTAAMTGDYDVFKAVCEQAGVILIEDIKDYYDCIKAFSLLSHKKPSGKRVAGVVNAGFEATVAADELGNLELAELSETTKAKLKELNFHGLIDTSSSIIDVTPMTEDVLYAQYIETIIKDDAVDAMFVSIVPHADDLRAIPPECYDDDSLANLLVDIVKKYDKPIAVSVNGGKFYTEFVSIMEEGGVAVYSDIRSSVKALDTFVSYYTQ; encoded by the coding sequence ATGCATATTTCTACAGAAGCAATAGGTAAGATTGATGCGATTATGGATCAAGCATATGGGGAAGGTCGCCAGACCTTATATGAGCACGAAATTTATATGGCCCTTGAGAGCATTGGTCTTGATGTACCAAAATTTGAATTTATTCAAGATGTAGATGCATTGACAGATAAGATGTTAGAACGTTTTGGACATGATATTGTCGTAAAAATTGTGTCCTCAGAAATATCCCATAAGCAAAAACTAGGTGGTGTAAAGGTGGTTCAAAATGGGGAAACCCTTTACATTTCTTATGTCCTGGATAAAATGAAGAAAGAGGTATTATCCCATTTTGAAGAGGAACCTAAAATAGAAGGTTTCTTAATTGTTGAGTTTGTACCTCATACCCAGAGTATCGGTTATGAAGTGTTAATTGGCTCAAAAGATGACCCATCCTTTGGTCCGATCCTTACATTCTCAAAAGGTGGGGATGATGCCGAATTTTTTGCAAAATATTATGATCCTGCTAACCTGTTTCTTCCACCATTTAGCTACGATAAAGCTATGGAGCTGGTAAATGGTTTGAATATCAGCCATAAGTTTAGAAATAATGATCAAGAAGAATATATAGAACTCATGGCTAAAGTTGCTAGTTTGTTAAGTGCTTTTGCATATCATTATTCCAGTGCATCAGGTAATCAACCCAAATATACCTTGAAGGCCCTTGATATTAATCCTTTTGTCATCACGAAAGATAACCGTATTATCGCTGTTGATGGGTTTGCTCAATTTGAAAAAACAGATGCACATAGGATGAAGATGAAAGAAGCGGATACAAGCCATATTGATCCATTTTTTAATCCTAAAGGTATAGCAGTCATTGGTGTATCAGCAAATGTGGATAAATACAGCATGGGTCGCGAAATAGCAGAATTATTGCATGATTTAGGTAGAGATGATCTCTATCTTGTGAATATAAAAGGCGGTACCACCGTTATTGGTGATCAAGAATATCCACTTTATAAGAGTATTGATGAGATTCCAGTACCTGTAGAGTTAGCTGTGTATGTGGCCAAAGCTAAATTTGTATTCTCGTTTTTTGATGAGATGAAAGTCAATATTCCTCAATCCGTTGTTCTTATACCCGGTATTCCTACTGATATGAAATACAGTGCGTTTAAAGAACACTTATCAAAAGTTGTTCCTGAAGGCGTTCGTATCATCGGACCAAATTGCATGGGTGTGTTCTATGGCCAAGACGGTGATAATAAAGGTGTTAATACCCTGTTCATTGATGAGGAAAGACTTGAACTGAATGCTTCAAAAGACAGTAATACGGTTTTATTAACCCAAAGCGGTGGCGTTGCCATTACATTGATTGATACATTTAGTCACTTAGAAATATTCAAATCAGTGGTTAGTTTTGGTAATAAATATGATGTGAAGATTGTGGACTTAATGAAATACTTTGCCACAAAAGACGCCATTGAGAACATTGCTCTATATGTAGAAGGCTTTGATGAAGGTGAAGGGCGTAAGTTCTATGAATTAGCTAAGGAAATTAATAAGCCAGTCATTATCTATAAATCAGGTAAGACCGATGCAGGAGCTAAAGCAGCTGCATCCCATACGGCGGCTATGACAGGTGATTATGACGTGTTCAAAGCCGTATGTGAACAAGCTGGTGTGATCCTTATTGAAGATATCAAAGATTATTATGACTGCATTAAAGCATTCTCATTACTATCCCATAAGAAGCCAAGTGGCAAGCGGGTAGCAGGTGTTGTTAATGCAGGGTTTGAAGCAACAGTAGCTGCAGATGAATTAGGCAATCTAGAATTAGCCGAGCTTAGTGAGACAACGAAAGCCAAATTAAAAGAACTTAATTTCCATGGTTTGATTGATACATCATCTTCTATTATTGACGTAACACCCATGACAGAAGATGTGCTGTATGCACAGTATATTGAAACCATTATAAAGGATGATGCGGTAGATGCCATGTTTGTGAGTATCGTGCCTCATGCAGATGATCTAAGAGCTATTCCACCTGAGTGTTATGATGACGATAGCTTGGCAAATCTTTTAGTGGACATTGTTAAAAAGTATGATAAACCAATAGCTGTATCCGTTAATGGAGGCAAGTTCTATACGGAGTTTGTGTCCATTATGGAAGAAGGCGGTGTAGCCGTATACAGTGATATTCGTTCATCGGTTAAGGCTTTGGATACGTTTGTTTCCTACTATACACAATGA
- a CDS encoding beta-galactosidase translates to MKQKQLLILLLSFITLIASSKLSMADTTPMVTGHWSDKESVYWITQGLINKDHYNPDEEITKAEFMTLMGHVIQLQDEHKNILDTVDDMKWFAEYSKRDFDIHYLESLPNKSITREEAAALFFKLMQYDDAKDQTVLNQYSDGESVSHWAKNMFAAMIENQIIIGSEHVLRPLDPMTQAEAIVILNRIRSLNPFEKISFEEGIPSFITNGDGGCKIDITHEGATDGEYALQATYGIADFPSVVFIPNIPWDWGKDTCLTLDVTNPTDHVQTFYIRVDDDVSADGGNHSTVSIASIQPHTTEKIYMGFNPNSLDLGMRNFPPTGAGRNIGYGWGEKSLNLNHITKVVFWMMYNKAEATLIFDNIQVLPDPSVDTSHLDGIMNAFGQYAKEDWDGKVKSVDDLLESKNKELEALEAGNDNLPPTSQYGGWLDGPNLGGTGYFRTEKYDGKWSIVDPEGYLFFATGLDIVRFADMDTWIDGRRNMFNPVPDPEGPLKQHYRKVGKVSRPPLGLEEGWVYNYYTANLEQKYGENYEEEWKDITIKRFKNWGFSTIGNWSEPRLFFGKGEENKFPYVANGWITGDHARLSSGNIFWAPVADAFDPTFKTSVHNMVDKLAAYGIGNDPWCMGIYVDNEIAWGSPNQPHTKYAVISSAFQKDANDKDSYAKRAFIEKLKETYENIDALNASWKTSFESWSSLEAPYEFSNDLNEGMIGDLSVLLTMLADKYFAIVDEALHGSMPNMLNLGCRLAQWGTSLEVQEACAKYVDIVSFNVYKKGVKGENWIYADVFDKPCIVGEFTFSTTARGMIATGVTASVDHADRGKQYQDYLRTVLENPYFVGCHWFQYVDQPLTGRAWDGENYNAGFVDMTDIPYPKLIEAAKEIHSQVYDIRYR, encoded by the coding sequence ATGAAACAAAAGCAATTACTCATTCTATTATTATCTTTTATCACACTCATTGCCAGTTCAAAGCTGTCAATGGCAGATACGACGCCTATGGTTACAGGTCACTGGTCTGACAAAGAGTCTGTCTATTGGATTACCCAAGGGCTAATCAATAAGGACCACTACAACCCCGATGAGGAGATAACAAAAGCAGAATTTATGACCCTCATGGGCCATGTTATACAGCTACAAGATGAACATAAAAATATATTGGATACCGTAGATGACATGAAATGGTTTGCTGAATATTCCAAAAGGGATTTTGATATCCATTACTTGGAAAGTTTACCCAACAAGAGTATTACCCGTGAAGAAGCAGCTGCTCTATTCTTTAAACTGATGCAATATGATGATGCGAAAGATCAGACTGTACTTAATCAGTATTCAGATGGTGAATCTGTATCCCATTGGGCAAAAAACATGTTCGCAGCAATGATAGAAAATCAAATCATAATAGGTAGTGAGCATGTATTACGGCCACTAGACCCTATGACACAGGCTGAAGCTATTGTGATATTAAATCGTATACGATCTTTGAATCCTTTTGAAAAAATATCATTTGAGGAAGGTATACCATCCTTTATCACCAATGGTGACGGGGGTTGCAAAATTGACATAACCCATGAAGGTGCAACTGATGGGGAATATGCTCTCCAAGCTACATATGGTATAGCTGATTTTCCAAGTGTTGTTTTCATACCTAATATTCCTTGGGATTGGGGAAAAGACACATGCTTGACACTGGATGTAACCAATCCAACAGATCATGTTCAAACATTCTATATCCGAGTGGATGATGACGTATCAGCTGACGGTGGTAATCATTCAACAGTAAGTATCGCTTCCATTCAACCCCACACCACAGAGAAAATATACATGGGTTTTAACCCTAATTCATTGGATTTAGGTATGCGAAATTTCCCACCAACTGGTGCTGGTCGTAATATTGGCTATGGATGGGGTGAAAAGAGCCTTAATCTCAATCACATCACAAAGGTTGTTTTCTGGATGATGTACAATAAAGCAGAAGCTACCCTTATTTTTGATAATATCCAAGTTCTTCCTGACCCTAGTGTGGATACATCCCACTTGGATGGTATTATGAATGCTTTTGGCCAATATGCCAAAGAAGATTGGGATGGGAAAGTTAAAAGTGTCGACGATTTACTCGAAAGCAAAAACAAAGAATTAGAAGCCCTTGAAGCAGGCAATGACAACCTGCCTCCTACATCTCAATACGGAGGATGGCTAGATGGGCCTAACTTGGGAGGAACAGGTTACTTTAGAACAGAAAAATATGATGGTAAGTGGTCCATAGTCGACCCTGAAGGCTACCTCTTTTTTGCTACTGGATTAGATATTGTTCGGTTTGCAGATATGGATACATGGATTGATGGTAGACGCAACATGTTTAACCCTGTACCCGACCCAGAAGGTCCTTTAAAGCAACACTATCGTAAAGTAGGCAAAGTGTCCCGTCCACCACTTGGTCTTGAAGAAGGCTGGGTTTATAACTACTACACAGCTAACTTAGAACAAAAATACGGAGAAAACTATGAAGAAGAATGGAAAGATATCACCATTAAACGTTTTAAAAATTGGGGTTTCAGTACCATTGGCAACTGGTCGGAACCTAGACTTTTCTTTGGTAAAGGGGAAGAAAATAAATTCCCTTATGTGGCAAATGGTTGGATTACAGGTGATCACGCTCGCTTAAGCAGCGGCAACATTTTTTGGGCTCCAGTGGCAGATGCTTTCGACCCTACTTTTAAAACAAGTGTCCATAACATGGTGGATAAATTGGCAGCATATGGCATTGGAAATGACCCATGGTGTATGGGTATCTACGTGGATAATGAAATTGCATGGGGAAGCCCTAATCAACCCCACACCAAATATGCTGTCATAAGCAGCGCTTTTCAAAAGGATGCAAACGATAAAGACAGTTATGCAAAAAGGGCATTCATTGAAAAACTCAAGGAAACCTACGAGAACATTGACGCATTAAATGCATCATGGAAAACTTCATTTGAATCATGGTCATCCTTAGAAGCCCCTTATGAATTTTCTAATGATTTGAATGAGGGTATGATAGGTGATTTATCTGTGTTATTAACCATGTTGGCAGATAAATATTTTGCTATTGTGGATGAAGCATTACATGGAAGTATGCCAAATATGTTAAATTTGGGTTGTCGTCTTGCTCAATGGGGGACTTCCCTTGAAGTGCAAGAGGCTTGTGCAAAATATGTGGATATTGTGAGCTTCAACGTGTATAAAAAAGGCGTTAAAGGTGAAAATTGGATTTATGCTGATGTATTCGATAAGCCATGTATCGTCGGGGAATTTACATTTTCAACCACTGCAAGAGGTATGATAGCTACAGGTGTGACTGCTTCTGTAGACCATGCTGACAGAGGTAAACAGTATCAAGATTATTTAAGAACTGTCCTCGAGAATCCTTACTTTGTAGGTTGCCACTGGTTCCAATATGTGGATCAGCCATTAACAGGTAGAGCATGGGATGGGGAAAACTATAATGCAGGATTTGTGGATATGACAGATATACCTTATCCGAAGTTAATAGAAGCGGCAAAAGAAATACATAGTCAGGTCTATGACATCAGGTATCGTTAA
- the cysE gene encoding serine O-acetyltransferase has translation MFKFIKEEIRVIKERDPAIKSTSEVFLYGSFRAIMSYRLASWLFKRKHYFLARWVSQRSARKTGIEIHPGATIGKNLFIDHGHGVVIGETCEIGDNVTIYQGVTLGGTGKESGKRHPTIGNNVLISAGAKILGSFKVGDNCRIGAGSVVLNEIPDNCTVVGIPGRVVKRNNQKVRPCDTLDQVHLPDPIRMELCKLLRRIERLEDSISSIPPEDYFNLFRCKEDKKKGKQAHEDL, from the coding sequence ATGTTTAAGTTCATTAAAGAAGAAATAAGAGTCATCAAGGAAAGAGACCCTGCTATCAAATCAACTTCTGAAGTGTTTTTATATGGCAGTTTTCGTGCCATCATGAGTTATCGATTGGCCAGCTGGCTCTTCAAGCGTAAGCACTATTTTTTAGCCCGATGGGTATCCCAGCGTTCAGCTAGAAAAACGGGCATTGAGATTCATCCCGGTGCAACCATTGGTAAGAATCTGTTTATTGACCATGGTCATGGTGTGGTGATTGGTGAAACATGTGAAATAGGGGATAATGTGACCATTTATCAGGGCGTTACCCTTGGTGGTACAGGTAAAGAAAGTGGAAAACGACATCCAACCATTGGTAATAATGTCTTAATTAGCGCAGGTGCCAAAATACTTGGTTCTTTTAAAGTAGGGGATAATTGTCGTATAGGCGCAGGATCAGTGGTGCTGAATGAAATACCAGATAATTGCACCGTTGTTGGTATTCCTGGCAGAGTGGTTAAGCGAAATAATCAGAAGGTGCGTCCATGTGATACCTTGGATCAAGTCCATTTACCTGACCCCATTAGGATGGAATTATGTAAATTGTTAAGGCGTATTGAACGATTAGAAGATTCCATTTCATCCATTCCACCAGAAGACTATTTTAATTTATTTAGATGCAAAGAAGATAAGAAGAAAGGAAAACAAGCTCATGAAGATCTATAA
- the cysS gene encoding cysteine--tRNA ligase, with the protein MKIYNTLTNQKETFKSIEDGKVKMYVCGPTVYNYIHIGNARPVIVFDTIRRYFEYKGYDVTFVTNFTDIDDKIIKKANEEGVDYKVISERFIKEFLVDSQGLNVKAATHTPKATEEVEGMIQMIEALIQKGYAYEVNGSVYFETKKYKPYGKLSNKNQDDLEAGARIAVDDEKRNPMDFILWKPKKEGEPAWKSPWGEGRPGWHIECSVMSKKFLGDTIDIHGGGEDLVFPHHENEIAQSEAANGKDFVKYWMHNRFLNIDNKKMSKSQGNFFTVRDVEQDFSYADIRFFMLSAHYRSPINFSHDLMQAAVSGLERIQTARSNLAYLIECVSLEALTETENQMVADGKVKAFRDKFEASMEDDFNTADAISAIFELVKFANKNTSTASSKAFVTILLDEIDALCGILGIEAKRAETLLDEEIDALIQKRQDARKNRDFALADHIRDTLKDKGILLEDTREGVRWHRS; encoded by the coding sequence ATGAAGATCTATAATACATTGACAAATCAAAAGGAAACATTCAAGTCCATTGAAGATGGAAAGGTCAAAATGTATGTATGTGGACCAACGGTTTATAACTATATTCATATTGGTAATGCTCGCCCAGTCATTGTTTTTGATACCATTCGGCGATATTTTGAATACAAAGGTTACGATGTGACCTTTGTGACGAATTTTACGGATATTGATGATAAAATCATTAAGAAGGCTAATGAAGAAGGTGTGGATTACAAGGTTATATCTGAACGCTTTATAAAGGAGTTTCTTGTGGACAGCCAAGGACTTAATGTAAAAGCAGCAACACATACACCTAAAGCCACAGAAGAAGTTGAAGGTATGATTCAGATGATTGAGGCGTTAATTCAAAAAGGTTATGCCTATGAGGTCAATGGCAGTGTGTATTTTGAAACCAAAAAATATAAGCCTTATGGTAAGCTATCCAATAAAAATCAAGATGATTTGGAAGCTGGAGCACGTATTGCAGTAGATGATGAGAAACGCAACCCAATGGATTTTATTCTATGGAAACCTAAGAAAGAAGGGGAGCCCGCGTGGAAATCACCATGGGGCGAAGGTCGTCCTGGGTGGCATATCGAGTGCTCCGTGATGTCCAAGAAATTTTTAGGGGATACCATTGATATTCACGGTGGTGGAGAAGACCTTGTATTTCCTCATCATGAAAATGAAATTGCACAGAGTGAAGCAGCAAATGGTAAGGATTTTGTTAAATACTGGATGCATAATCGTTTTTTAAACATTGATAATAAAAAAATGTCAAAATCTCAAGGTAACTTTTTTACAGTTAGAGATGTAGAGCAAGATTTTTCATATGCAGATATTCGATTTTTTATGTTAAGCGCTCATTATCGTAGTCCCATTAACTTTAGTCATGATCTTATGCAAGCGGCTGTTAGTGGATTAGAAAGAATTCAAACAGCAAGAAGTAACCTGGCTTATCTGATTGAGTGCGTATCACTAGAAGCATTAACTGAGACAGAAAATCAGATGGTGGCAGATGGTAAAGTGAAAGCTTTCCGAGACAAATTTGAAGCATCTATGGAAGATGATTTTAATACGGCAGATGCTATTTCAGCCATCTTTGAACTGGTGAAGTTTGCTAATAAAAATACAAGTACGGCATCATCAAAAGCATTTGTTACCATATTGTTAGATGAGATTGATGCATTATGTGGTATACTAGGTATTGAGGCAAAGCGAGCAGAGACACTTCTGGATGAAGAGATTGATGCGTTGATACAAAAACGTCAAGATGCCCGCAAGAACAGAGATTTTGCCCTAGCAGATCATATTAGAGATACATTAAAGGATAAAGGTATCTTATTAGAAGATACACGTGAAGGTGTCAGGTGGCATCGCTCATAG
- a CDS encoding Mini-ribonuclease 3, which translates to MEAFMDFFKESLDIHDVNPRQYSPLVLAYIGDSVFDLIIKHKVVAKGNAPVNKLHQATSQYVKASAQANTFRKIEHFLTEDEMAVFKRGRNAKSGTVPKNADLMDYKTATGFEALIGFLYLDHQYERIIELMKKGVLE; encoded by the coding sequence ATGGAAGCATTTATGGACTTTTTTAAAGAAAGTCTTGATATACATGATGTGAATCCAAGACAGTACTCACCCTTGGTTCTAGCTTATATTGGTGATAGTGTTTTTGATTTAATCATTAAGCACAAAGTAGTTGCAAAAGGCAATGCACCTGTTAACAAATTGCATCAGGCAACAAGCCAATATGTAAAAGCTTCTGCACAAGCCAATACGTTTCGTAAGATAGAGCATTTTTTAACAGAAGATGAAATGGCTGTGTTCAAAAGGGGGAGAAATGCAAAGTCAGGGACGGTTCCCAAGAATGCAGACCTTATGGATTATAAAACCGCTACGGGTTTTGAAGCTTTAATTGGTTTTTTATATTTAGATCATCAATACGAGAGAATCATAGAACTAATGAAAAAAGGGGTATTAGAATGA
- a CDS encoding putative polysaccharide biosynthesis protein produces the protein MNSQSTKFVKGAMILSIAGLIAKVFSAIYRIPLSYLVGNDVFGDYTAVYGIYGLLISPVLVGIPNALTKMVSERIAVNDYDNAHKIYRHAMVILGCLGFLISLFMILGVDWIIATTEWPSSNRYMIYGFSVSVMFIAIAGVYKSYFQGREIMVPTALTQIIENISKAIFGLGIIYLLIKLEQDSAIVIGGAAFGVSLAFILSTLYIVRYYMKHTKKIHTEESKVAKRYKEVTFGQVGKQLAKLAIPISLATAAYSVMNFIDTITIFKRMQAIGFSKEQVSHMYGFMGKALTIINVPLTISLALMISILPAISTAMVQKNKQEVRNKISLGIRLSLLLGLPAATGIIILANPIMTMIFRVKANDYLQLFGICLVLMIIGQTLAGILQGMGKYLYPAMALLVSVGIKYAINYHLIASDFQLRGAIIGSICYYVVFVSLNYWKLKKETGVILDKTSVFVKPILASVIMGISVFFIYKGTIGILHSNLIATVLTIISGMIIYFIVLFATKALQEEDLSFLPNHTKVIAKLKKLGLIKK, from the coding sequence ATGAACTCACAATCAACAAAATTTGTTAAGGGGGCTATGATTCTTTCCATTGCAGGTTTAATAGCTAAGGTTTTTAGTGCCATATACCGTATACCGTTATCCTATTTAGTAGGCAATGATGTTTTTGGTGATTATACGGCTGTATATGGGATTTATGGGCTTTTGATATCACCTGTTTTAGTAGGGATTCCTAATGCTTTGACCAAGATGGTTTCGGAAAGAATTGCTGTAAATGACTATGATAATGCCCATAAAATATATCGTCATGCTATGGTTATATTAGGGTGTTTAGGCTTCCTAATATCTTTATTTATGATATTAGGCGTGGATTGGATTATTGCTACCACAGAGTGGCCTTCCAGTAACCGCTACATGATATATGGTTTTTCCGTATCCGTTATGTTTATAGCAATTGCAGGTGTGTATAAGAGTTATTTTCAAGGTCGAGAAATAATGGTGCCAACTGCATTAACACAAATCATTGAGAATATTTCAAAAGCTATTTTTGGATTGGGTATTATCTACCTTCTCATTAAACTAGAACAAGATTCTGCTATTGTTATAGGGGGAGCTGCTTTTGGCGTTTCATTAGCTTTTATCTTATCTACACTCTATATTGTAAGGTATTATATGAAGCATACAAAAAAAATTCATACAGAAGAATCAAAGGTAGCAAAGCGTTATAAAGAAGTTACTTTTGGACAAGTTGGGAAGCAGTTAGCTAAACTGGCCATTCCAATATCTCTGGCTACGGCTGCTTATTCTGTCATGAATTTCATCGATACAATAACCATATTTAAAAGGATGCAAGCCATCGGATTTAGTAAAGAACAAGTAAGCCATATGTATGGTTTTATGGGAAAAGCATTAACCATTATTAATGTGCCATTGACCATTAGTCTAGCCCTCATGATTAGTATTCTTCCTGCCATATCCACAGCCATGGTACAGAAGAATAAACAGGAAGTGCGCAATAAGATTTCATTAGGTATTCGACTAAGTTTATTATTAGGTCTACCAGCTGCTACGGGTATTATAATTTTAGCAAATCCCATTATGACAATGATCTTTAGGGTTAAGGCCAATGACTATTTACAATTATTTGGTATCTGTCTTGTACTCATGATTATTGGGCAGACTTTAGCTGGCATATTACAAGGCATGGGCAAATATTTGTATCCCGCTATGGCTCTTCTCGTTAGTGTTGGCATTAAATACGCCATTAACTATCATCTGATTGCAAGTGACTTTCAGTTAAGAGGTGCTATAATCGGTTCCATCTGTTACTATGTTGTGTTTGTAAGCCTCAATTATTGGAAATTAAAAAAAGAAACGGGTGTCATACTGGATAAGACGAGTGTGTTTGTGAAACCGATATTAGCATCGGTTATTATGGGAATTAGTGTGTTTTTTATCTATAAAGGGACCATAGGTATTCTTCATAGTAATCTCATCGCCACAGTGTTGACCATTATAAGTGGTATGATCATCTATTTTATCGTGTTATTTGCTACAAAAGCGTTACAGGAAGAGGACCTCAGCTTCCTGCCCAATCATACGAAGGTTATTGCAAAATTAAAGAAATTAGGGCTTATAAAAAAATAA